Proteins from a single region of Cydia strobilella chromosome 2, ilCydStro3.1, whole genome shotgun sequence:
- the LOC134755481 gene encoding UDP-glycosyltransferase UGT4-like, with product MNCCKLFLVLVFSLLYNGQAARILSFLPVSARSHGMVFKPIHEELLRRGHEIVVVTASPLYKNTQTPENLTEIDIHDVTYSHERQHVFTSVTKKEITDPIQNLRRYFELTADTFAKQIQTPEVQQLLKHESRYFDLLFLDATSRTSIVLSYVFNAPVIAVCAVGAIERHNHILGVSTHPILYPQMHRQRLYDLNMWEKIKELITEIVIHKVTKDTEEHDNRVLKHLFGPKTPTIAELEKNIDMLFYGDVPIWEDNRPIPPSVIYIGGINKVPEKPLPKDIKTYLDESPVEVIYVSFGSNVDPLDLPAKTLQIITKVFSNIPYNIFWKWDSDEFPVSSSNIRTFKWLPQADVLRHPKVKLFITQAGLRSTEDAIEAGVPLIGIPLFIDQFSNSEKYVRHGIGVKLCKDTLTEHQLTAAINMIMTNKSYEQNVIKLRNIINDQPMSALERAVWWTEHVLRHGGARHLRAPAAGMGWVEYYELNLLLTVLFCILGAIVLVILCIHVSIKLIFKRNKPKEKVF from the exons ATGAATTGTTGTAAATTATTTCTAGTCCTAGTATTCAGTTTACTTTACAATGGACAAGCTGCACGTATACTATCGTTTTTACCAGTGTCTGCAAGAAGTCATGGCATGGTATTTAAACCAATTCATGAAGAACTGCTAAGACGTGGGCATGAAATAGTGGTTGTAACTGCAAGCCCattgtataaaaatacacaGACCCCTGAAAATTTGACAGAAATAGATATTCATGACGTTACGTATTCACATGAAAGACAACATGTATTCACTAGTGTTACTAAGAAAGAAATAACAGACCCAATTCAAAACTTAAGACGTTATTTTGAATTAACTGCAGATACATTTGCTAAGCAAATCCAGACGCCAGAAGTACAACAGCTTCTTAAACACGAAAGCCGATACTTTGACCTTTTATTTTTAGATGCAACATCTAGAACATCTATTGTCCTCTCGTACGTGTTCAATGCTCCAGTTATTGCAGTATGTGCAGTAGGTGCAATCGAGAGGCATAACCATATCTTAGGAGTGTCTACGCATCCAATACTGTATCCTCAAATGCATAGACAGAGATTATATGACCTAAATATGTGGGAAAAAATTAAAGAGCTGATTACTGAAATTGTCATCCACAAAGTAACTAAGGATACAGAAGAACATGACAATCGggtattaaaacatttatttggaCCTAAAACACCAACTATTGCAgaattggaaaaaaatattgatatgcTCTTTTATGGAGATGTACCAATTTGGGAAGACAATCGACCTATACCGCCTAGTGTAATTTATATTGGAGGTATTAATAAGGTCCCTGAAAAACCACTTCCAAAG GACATCAAAACATATTTAGATGAATCTCCAGTAGAAGTTATATACGTTAGTTTTGGCAGTAATGTCGACCCACTCGATTTGCCGGcgaaaacattacaaataataactaaagttttttcaaatattccatacaatatattCTGGAAATGGGACTCGGACGAATTTCCTGTCAGTTCGTCAAATATCAGGACTTTTAAGTGGCTGCCTCAAGCTGATGTCTTAC GCCACCCAaaagtaaaactctttattacTCAGGCTGGTCTCCGGTCCACAGAAGATGCAATTGAAGCCGGGGTACCCTTGATCGGCATACCTTTATTCATTGACCAGTTTTCTAACTCCGAGAAATATGTGCGTCACGGTATTGGCGTCAAATTGTGTAAGGACACACTCACTGAGCATCAGTTGACCGCAGCCATCAACATGATAATGACGAACAAGAG TTACGAGCAGAACGTGATCAAGCTCAGAAACATCATCAACGACCAGCCGATGTCTGCGCTGGAGCGCGCGGTGTGGTGGACGGAGCACGTGCTGCGGCACGGCGGCGCGCGCCATCTGCGAGCGCCCGCGGCCGGTATGGGCTGGGTCGAGTACTACGAACTGAATTTACTGCTTACCGTCCTGTTTTGTATTCTCGGTGCTATTGTGCTGGTAATTCTTTGTATTCATGTGTCAATCAAGCTCATATTTAAGAGAAATAAGCCAAAAGAGAAAGTATTTTAA